In the genome of Streptomyces sp. NBC_00433, the window CTCAGGCAGACCGGCGCGGCCATCGGCGTCGCCATCCTCGGCAGCGTGCTGGCCGCCGGCTACACCGACCGCCTCGACACCGGCGGCCTGTCACCGGACGCCGCGCACACCGCCCGCGAGTCGGCCGCCGGCGCCCACGCGGTCGCCGCGCGCCTCGGCGACCAGGCACTGGCGGCCTCCGCCGACACCTCGTACCTGCACGGCATGAACCTGACGCTGGTCGTGTGCGGCGCCGCCTCGCTGGTCACCGCGCTGCTGCTGGCCGCCTTCCTGCCCAACCCGCGCCCCGACCGCGCGGCGGTCCTTGTCGCGGCACCCTCGTCCGACGCGATGGCCGAGCAGCGGGCGGATGCCCGACAATGACGCCATGTCCCCTCGAACCCCCGACACCGACCCCGCCCCACGGGCGGGCCTGCGGGAACGCAAGAAGGTCCAGACCCGGCAGGCCATCCGCGCCGCCGCGTACCGGCTCTTCGCCGAGCACGGATACGACGCCACGCCGGTGGACCGGATCGCGGCGGAGGCTGACGTGTCGCCCAGCACGATCTTCCGCTACTTCCCCACCAAGGAGGAGATCGTCCTCACCGACGAGTACGACGACATGATGGCGGACATGCTGCGGAAGCGACCGGCGGGCGAGCCGCCGCTGGTCTCCCTGCGGATGGTCATGCACGAGTCGCTCGGCACGATCCTGAACGACCCCGAGGGGCGGGTCGAGATGATCCAGCGGGAGAAGCTCGTCCGCGACGTCCCGGCGATCCGGGCCCGCGCGCACGAGAGCATGTCCCTGACCGGGCGGCTGCTCGGCGGGATCATCGCGGACCGCACGGGCCGCACCGCAGACGCGCTCGAAGTCCGCGTCTTCACCGCGGCGGTCTTCTCGGTGATCCACGAGGCCACGATGTTCTGGGTCGAGAAGGCCCCCGACGAGGACCTCCTGGTCCTCATCGACCGCTCCCTGCGCATCCTCAACCGCGGCCTGGACATCTGACCCGGGGGTCGGGGGCTCCCCCGGGGCCTTCCCCCCGGTGGGTGGCCGGGCGCAGGGGGTGAGGGGCGCGGGGAACCGCGCGCGTGACCCACCACTCGGGGAAGGTCCCGGAGCCCGGGGAAAGGGGCGGGCCGGGGGTCACCCCGGAGTACGGAGCTGGCTCCGAAGCGCGCGCGGGTCCGACGTGGGCGCGTCGCAGACGAAGTGGCGGCAGACGTACGCGGCGGCCCGCCCCCCGCGGGTGGGCCGCTGGTGGAGAAGCGGGAATTCCGTGGAGCCCTCCTCGCCGACGGCGACCACGGCCCCCGGCGCACCGCCCAGCAGAGCGGTGCGGTGCAGCTCGGCCGTGAGCGGATCCCCCGTGCCGCCGACCACGGCGACCTCGCGGGGCCCGTCTATGGCGGCCTCGGCGACGGCGAGGCCCCACCCGATGAAGCGCGGCGCCCGCCCCGCGAGCGCCCCGACGACGCCGAGCGCGCGCTCCGCCGCGGTGCGGTGCGGCTCGGCGCCGGTGTGGGCGGCGTAGGACAGCAGCGCCCCGGCGGCGGCCGTCCACCCGGAGGGCGTGGCATTGTCCGTGGGGTCCTGCGGCCGCCGGATGAGGACCTCCGCGTCGTCCGCGGTGTCGTAGAGCGTGCCGTCGTCGGCGGTGAAGTGGTGCAGGACCGAGTCGAGCAGCAGCCCGGCGAAGTCGAGCCAGACGCCCTCGCCGGTGACCGAGGCGAGCGCGAGGAAGCCCTCGGCCACATCGGCGTAGTCCTCCAGGACACCGTCGTTGGCGCCGGCGACCCCGTCGCGCGAGGTGCGGGTGAGCCGCCCGCGCCCGTCGAGGTGGACCCGGACCAGCAGGTCGGCGGCGTCGACCGCGGCCTGCACCAGGTCGGTGCGGTCGAAGTAGGCGCCGGTCTCGGCCAGTGCGGCGATGGCCAGGCCGTTCCACGCGGCGACGACCTTGTCGTCGCGGCCGGGCCGGGGCCGCCGGTCGCGGGCGGCGAGCAGCCGGTCCCGTACGGAGGAGACCCGCTCGGCGTCCACCACCCCGCCGCCCTGCCGGAGTTGCAGCACCGAGGCGCCCTCCTCGAAGGTGCCCTCCTGGGTGACCCCGAAGTAGTCGGCGGCGAATTCGCCGTCGGCCTGGCCCAGTTCGGCGGCGAGTTGGGCGGGCGTCCAGACGTAGTAGGCGCCTTCGGCGTGCCCGCCGGTGCCGTCGTCGCTGTCGGCGTCCAGCGCGGAGGCGAAGCCGCCCTCCTCGGTGGCGAGTTCGCCGACGATGAAGTCGGCGGTCTCCAGCGCGACCCGGCGGGCCAGGTCGGAGCCGGTGGCCCGCCACAGGTGCGCGTAGACCCGGGTGAGCAGCGCGTTGTCGTACAGCATCTTCTCGAAGTGCGGCACGCACCAGTCGCGGTCGACGCTGTAGCGGGCGAAGCCGCCGCCGAGCTGGTCGTAGATGCCGCCGCGGGCCATCGCCTCGCAGGTGTCGCGGGCCATCTGGAGGGCGCCCTCGGCGCCGGTGCGGGCGTGGTGGCGCAGCAGGAATTCCAGCGCCATGGACGGCGGGAATTTCGGCGCGCCCCCGAAGCCGCCGCGCCGCGCGTCGTACTCCCGGGTGAGCCCGAGCAGCGCGGCGCCCATCTCGGCGTCGCCGGGCGTGACGGCGACACCGTACGCCCCGGCCCGGTCGGCGAGGTCGCGCACGATGCGCCCCGCGACGTCCCCGACCTCCTCGCGCCGGTCCCGCCACGCGGCGACGACCCCTTCCAGCACGTCCATGAACCCGGGCATCCCCTGCCGCGCCCGCGGCGGGAAGTACGTACCGAAGTAGAACGGCTCG includes:
- a CDS encoding TetR/AcrR family transcriptional regulator; translated protein: MSPRTPDTDPAPRAGLRERKKVQTRQAIRAAAYRLFAEHGYDATPVDRIAAEADVSPSTIFRYFPTKEEIVLTDEYDDMMADMLRKRPAGEPPLVSLRMVMHESLGTILNDPEGRVEMIQREKLVRDVPAIRARAHESMSLTGRLLGGIIADRTGRTADALEVRVFTAAVFSVIHEATMFWVEKAPDEDLLVLIDRSLRILNRGLDI
- a CDS encoding thioredoxin domain-containing protein; the protein is MNRLGDATSPYLLQHADNPVDWWPWGRDAFEEARKRGVPVLLSVGYSACHWCHVMAGESFEDEEIAAYLNEHFVSVKVDREERPDVDAVYMEAVQAATGQGGWPMTVFLTPGGEPFYFGTYFPPRARQGMPGFMDVLEGVVAAWRDRREEVGDVAGRIVRDLADRAGAYGVAVTPGDAEMGAALLGLTREYDARRGGFGGAPKFPPSMALEFLLRHHARTGAEGALQMARDTCEAMARGGIYDQLGGGFARYSVDRDWCVPHFEKMLYDNALLTRVYAHLWRATGSDLARRVALETADFIVGELATEEGGFASALDADSDDGTGGHAEGAYYVWTPAQLAAELGQADGEFAADYFGVTQEGTFEEGASVLQLRQGGGVVDAERVSSVRDRLLAARDRRPRPGRDDKVVAAWNGLAIAALAETGAYFDRTDLVQAAVDAADLLVRVHLDGRGRLTRTSRDGVAGANDGVLEDYADVAEGFLALASVTGEGVWLDFAGLLLDSVLHHFTADDGTLYDTADDAEVLIRRPQDPTDNATPSGWTAAAGALLSYAAHTGAEPHRTAAERALGVVGALAGRAPRFIGWGLAVAEAAIDGPREVAVVGGTGDPLTAELHRTALLGGAPGAVVAVGEEGSTEFPLLHQRPTRGGRAAAYVCRHFVCDAPTSDPRALRSQLRTPG